The Juglans regia cultivar Chandler chromosome 6, Walnut 2.0, whole genome shotgun sequence genome contains the following window.
TGGTTTCTGTTTGAGGACACAGAGGGGCTGGGCCGTGGGGGATGTCCCATCTTGCTGCAACTAGGCACGACTGTGGCTTCCAGTGGTGGTCTGGTGAGGTGTTAGGAGGTGGCTGGTTGGCAGGAGGTTGGGCTTCAGGGCTTGGTGGTTTGTGGCAATGGCGTTGCCTTAAGGTCTGGGTCCGTGGGCTTTGGGGCGAGGGTGAGAAACTGATgcgggggagagggagagagtctGATGAGAGTGAAATTTCTAagtgaagaaaaagagataCGGTTGAGAAGTTCAAGAAAAAAAGTGGGAGTGAGATTCGGAAcaaacaaaaactgaaaatcagatagggagagaggaagaaaccgtttgaggaaaagaaaaaaaaaaaaaaaaagaaaggaaaacaaaggcTTAAAGCCTTACCTGAAAACGACGTCGTAACGTTCATTTGGTGAGAACTGGTCTAGGCTTGGGTTTTCCAAGCAACATTTCAGTACTAAAGTTGTACGTCTAAAGCTAGCTATTGGGTTTCTCAGTACTAGAAAAAATTGGCTGGTAGATTTTAAGGCTTTTTGTTTGATATGCTAGAATATatctaaataataatgaaatagtgtgtaaataataataaatagtttataaataataataaaatattttaataatatctaataatatctaaaatcaaTTGTGTTACCAAACCAATCAAGTAATAAAGTAAGGTTCCGTTTAGATTGAGAAACtatatcaacttatctcatcttatcattacattttttttaaatttttaaacaaaatataataaataatttaatttttcaaatctcaaaacaataatgacattaaaaattaatattttaataatattttattcaatttttaactttcatcttatctcaattgATCATTATCCAAACCGTAAGTGCTTCATACGTTTATTGCTTCAGAGTATGGTTGTAGTAACTGTTAGTGAGGATGATTTCTAGGacgttgaaaaagaaaaaacaagttgGTAACTGGTGTGACTGCATGCATTTATTTGCAATATTATTGCATTTACCGTATGTGTATGCGTGCCAAGGCATATGCATGCAGTTTTAAACTTTGAACGATCTTGAGCAGTCGTACGTATATTTTGCGCTGATGATCGAGACTCATTTGAACGGGTCTTGAGGTTCATTTTAATGTCCAATTAAACCGCCGTCACCCTTTTGTTAATTTCTTCTTTGATCATGGTGATACGATTAATCCAGTACTCGTGATCAAGTACGTCCAAGTTGTAAACAACTACGTACTGATCCATCCATTGAAATTCCAAATATGTAGTAATCATTAACAGTAGTGTCAATGGTGAAAAATCAACTCCGACGACTTCcatattattcttaattcactgtaacaaaactatttatttatagttaattatttcttgtaaaaagaACTATCTCATACTAAAATGAGTACTCTATTATGTCACAAATAttcgtttttcttgtaatgtaatTTGATGGCTTTTAAAGATCAGATTTGAATAGAAAACTAAAACGcgtttaattattttctttctttttgactTGTAGTCTTTGAGAATTAAAAGTCCCCTGGCCTAGAACAAGGGAGACTTGGAAAGTGGATATTTTCCATCGTTGAACCACCGAAAAATTAGGAGTCGTAGAATTAAACACTTAAGAATTGACCTCCGTGGAAAAAAACTACAACGTacgaagatatatatatatatatatgctcattacgtttgggtagtgaaatattctgtgaatagtaataaaaaaataatgatagaatattaaaaaataataaaaaataataataaaataataaataatagtgaaaatatagatatagtaaTACATTCTCAGAATACCTGAGTGCCAAACTAGGCCGAGAAAACAGTAGTGCTGATCTACCCTTTTAGCCcagtgtgtgtgtatgtattgGTTCAAACCCAGAAACTGAGCCTTTATTCGATCTACTTATTTTCTCTTTGATTACCAAAATTACTACGATTTCTGGCCCTTGCTAATCCCAAcatctctccctttcttccACTGATCTAACTACCTAACCTGCATGGAGCTGGGCCAAACCCCCCCTGCGAGAGGAAGCTTGAAGCGGAAGTTGGATACAGGATTCCAAGGCCAAACCAATTACCATCGAAAGGTTCTCGTTGTCGGAGACCATATGAGCAAAGACGGTACCATTTTCCCCGCTCTCTCTGGCACATGATCAGTACATGAATAGATATTTACTACTTTTGTTTTCGTGATTTATGGACTTTGTTTAATTCATGTTATTCCTCTTATAATAATCCGATTTTACAGATGATTTATCTTTGAGCAATTAATTATGTGCGATTTCTATGAGTGGTCGTGAATGATATAGTACTTAAATATCGTTTTATAATTAATCAATGTAATTGtacaacttcattaaaaaataattttaattttatatgattgttTTACAATTAATCAGTATTATACTTCGTTTTATAGTCATGAATTTATTAATCAATATCGATTTTGTATCGATCGAGACATGTAcgcacactacaacaaatatggcCTTTTCCTGGGATTTAATTTTTCCTATAAGCTAGCTTTCTTTACTTCATGTTATTCCTTTAATAATTCATGTTAGTGCGCACTTCATTAATTACGGTGATTTTCATTCAGAAAAATTATGCTCATGAACATCATCTTGACACCAtacatcacacaccacacataatttttaatttttttttattctcctaTAAAATATATGGTGTATAGCTGAtcagtagaaaaattcaattaatttaagaagaataaaaaaaattaaaaataaaataaatataatgtgttGGTGTAAGATGATGAGTAATAAAGCTCTTTCATTAAACTCAagctcttttaaatattaatgtgtCCATCCCATTACATCTGCCATGTTTTAGTGTGAAATTATAATTTGCCtccaaatatgttttttttcctcatttcccTATATACTCAGAggttttatgtaatttttcagtGCGATCATCTACCAAACCTTGTTCGAACCATTGGGATTACGAGGTTTTCCTAAGTTTTAGAGGTACAGACACCCGTAAGAATTTTACTGATCACCTCTATTCCGCCTTGGTGCGAACTGGAATTCGGACATTCTGCGATGATAATGAGCTTCCAAGAGGGGAGAATATATCCAAGGAACTAATCAATGCGATTCATGGGTCAAGGATTTCCCTCGTAATTTTCTCCAAAGATTTTGCCTCTTCTAGTTGGTGCCTCGATGAGCTTGTTCAGATCCTTCATTGTAAAAGGACCATGAACCACATTTTTATCCCGATATTTTACCATGTGAATCCCTCCGATATGCGAAAGCAGACTGGGACTTTTGCTGAAACATTTGCTAGACATGAAGAGAGATTTCAGGAAGATATGGAAAGGGTGCAACAATGGAGAGCAGCTTTCACTGAAGCTGCAGATTGTTCTGGCTGGGACCCCCAGGGTGATGCAAATGGGTATATGTTATTCTGAGCACTCGTGTTTTTTCATGCAGTTTTTTTAGTTGACTTTTgtcctttaattttctttgagatcttagattaaaacaattaacttgaaaaaaaattttattaaacaattattGCATGTTATTTGGGAGTACCTAACAATTAATTTCCATGCAAACTGATCTATAAAAACTTATTTGAATGGTATTCCTAATAAATTAGCTAGAACTTACTTTCTTGCCATGACGTATGAatgaatcaattttttttctattcctaataaattgagattgttagtcaaaattttttattcttctttctctcaCCTCATACTTAATTCATTGTTCTTTTTCCCATTTGCATTTATATGATCAGGTATGAAGCAAGGTTCATCGAGAAGATTGTCGAACAAGTTTTGTATAAATTGAACCCCATTTGCTTGAATGTTGTCAAGCACCCGGTAGGAATAGATTTTCATGTCGAAGAGATGAAAACTTTATTACAACTTGGAacaagtagtactactactgaaCTTCTCATCATGGGTATGTATGGGATGGGTGGAATTGGTAAGACAACCTTAGCTAAAGCTGTCTATAACCATATATGCGATGGGTTTGAAGGAAGCAGTTGTCTTTTAAATATTAGAGAAGTTTCAGAACAATCCAATGGTCTAATTCAGTTACAAGAACAACTTCTTTGTGATATCTTGAAAGTGAAAATCTTGCTGATTGGTAATGTTGACAAAGGAATCAGTTTGATTAAACAAAGACTTCACCGAAAAAGAGTTCTTGTTgttcttgatgatgtggatcGACTCGATCAAATATATGCGTTAGCTAGAAATGGTGAATGGTTTTTTGGTCCTGGAAGTAGAGTCATTATAACGACCAGAGATGAACATTTGCTGGTTAAACTAGGAGTAAATTACTCCTACaaagttgaaaaaatgaatcattCGGATTCTCTTCAACTTTTTAGTTGGCATGCCTTCAACATGCCCCATCCAGAAGAAGACTTTCGTGATATTTCCATTGATGTAGTGGATTATGCCGGAGGGCTTCCATTAGCACTAGAAGTTTTGGGTTCTGAACTGTGGGGAAGAAGCATTACTAAATGGAAAACTACATTAGAAAGATTTAAGAAGAGTCCAGATGCCCAAATTCAGAAAATACTTGGAATAAGTTTCGAGTCACTAGAGCATACTACAAGGGAGGTGTTTCTAGATATTGCGTGTTTCTTTACGGGTGTCAACATAGAATACGTCTTCAAAATACTGGAGGAATGTGGATTTTTTCCAGATATTGCTATCAATATTCTCGTTCAAAGGTCTCTCGTGAAAATTGATTATCCCAATTTAAGGATGCATGATCTTATTCGAGATATGGGAAGAGAGATTGTTCGTCAAGAGTCACGTCATCCAGGAAAACGTAGTAGATTGTGGTCTCATGAAGACGCATTGAAAGTACTAAAATACCATACGGTAAGAAATATTTTCCTGTTGTATCATAT
Protein-coding sequences here:
- the LOC108986558 gene encoding disease resistance protein RUN1-like, whose product is MELGQTPPARGSLKRKLDTGFQGQTNYHRKVLVVGDHMSKDVRSSTKPCSNHWDYEVFLSFRGTDTRKNFTDHLYSALVRTGIRTFCDDNELPRGENISKELINAIHGSRISLVIFSKDFASSSWCLDELVQILHCKRTMNHIFIPIFYHVNPSDMRKQTGTFAETFARHEERFQEDMERVQQWRAAFTEAADCSGWDPQGDANGYEARFIEKIVEQVLYKLNPICLNVVKHPVGIDFHVEEMKTLLQLGTSSTTTELLIMGMYGMGGIGKTTLAKAVYNHICDGFEGSSCLLNIREVSEQSNGLIQLQEQLLCDILKVKILLIGNVDKGISLIKQRLHRKRVLVVLDDVDRLDQIYALARNGEWFFGPGSRVIITTRDEHLLVKLGVNYSYKVEKMNHSDSLQLFSWHAFNMPHPEEDFRDISIDVVDYAGGLPLALEVLGSELWGRSITKWKTTLERFKKSPDAQIQKILGISFESLEHTTREVFLDIACFFTGVNIEYVFKILEECGFFPDIAINILVQRSLVKIDYPNLRMHDLIRDMGREIVRQESRHPGKRSRLWSHEDALKVLKYHTGSEVVEGLSLNPPIHEDHVISLESEAFANMKNLRLLQIKGVKNLKLDGCADQHLSKELRWICWHSCPLRFLPPRLHLENLVVLDMQYSKIKQVWKLEKNILNKLKVLSLSFCENLTKSPNFLQVPNLEELILEGCIGLVELHESIGYLKGLVLLNLNRCKSFMNLPESISNLKSLKFFHMGRCFNIMRNIADRTTIPNRSWNPRNFLRASLNVFGSLVKLGLRNSNLLEGDFPIDFGGLSSLQDLDLSVNNFRELPHGICHLPKLACLNLAESRSIRSISTLPANLRILFAFSCESLERISISESRLDALVLRDCHKLVDIQGFENLAFTIAVCLEGCLEREEDTDFVKSLLQLQKWKWPSRIERRQISLYGDEIPSWFSHKRKGSSISFHIPSLSDQGVINGLVFGVVCRNKNSLHAWHGEIRVVFHNKTRGHIQVIDRIFYYTTGSLDYLILLQVGVGGGSKIRPYDLDMINGEEIEVSFEFECSQALEYVGVKECGVHLLIIQREEECSMVCSTKKKNKNMIEDNMIDTQPVTMLIRDRPHNQSMHRDYDGLVSYVSYLDRVKSTLAS